Below is a window of Planctomycetota bacterium DNA.
GAACTCCCGGGCGGTTTCGACCGCCAGACTCGAGGGGGCCGACACGGCGCACACGAGGGGCACGCGCGCCATGACGGCCTTCTGAACGATTTCGAAGCTGGCGCGCCCGCTGACCATGAGGATGTGGTGGTCCAGGGGCACGCGGTCCTGGATGAGCATGTGCCCGATCGCCTTGTCCACCGCGTTGTGCCGGCCCACGTCCTCGTGGAGCACGTGGAGCACCCCGTGCTCGTCGAACACCCCCGCCGCGTGCAGCCCGCCCGTCTTCTCGAACAGGGTCTGGGCCTTGCGGAGGGAATGCCCCAGACCGTAGATCACGTCCAGCCGCACCTTGAGCTTCGAAGCGCTGGGCTTGGCGAGGATCTTGATCTGCTCGATGGCCGCCTTCCCGCAGATCCCGCAGGAGCTCGTGGCGTAGAAGTTCCGCCGCAGGCGCGAGAGGTCCGGCTTGTGGCCCGAGGCGAAGGTGAAGTTGACGATGTTCTTGTGGTGGGGATCGTCCGTCTTCTCGCAGTAGCGCAGCGACCCGATCTCGCGGGCCCCGTGAAGAAGCCCCTCCGTGTAGAGAAACCCGGCC
It encodes the following:
- the fdhD gene encoding formate dehydrogenase accessory sulfurtransferase FdhD, coding for MSLPKIARHETRKISIRREPPASQRHQHHQFEDHLAVEEPLEIRIHDEPVAVTMRTPGDDFALTAGFLYTEGLLHGAREIGSLRYCEKTDDPHHKNIVNFTFASGHKPDLSRLRRNFYATSSCGICGKAAIEQIKILAKPSASKLKVRLDVIYGLGHSLRKAQTLFEKTGGLHAAGVFDEHGVLHVLHEDVGRHNAVDKAIGHMLIQDRVPLDHHILMVSGRASFEIVQKAVMARVPLVCAVSAPSSLAVETAREFGVTLVGFLREDDFNVYTHAERIEV